A window of the Fusobacterium varium genome harbors these coding sequences:
- a CDS encoding LrgB family protein: protein MESLTNTPLFGVVISLVAFEIGKYIFNKTKLALFNPLLIGTIIVMGFLNYFKVPVSNYMVGGDLILFFLAPATVVLAVPLYRQLNLLKKNFLPIMVGGVAGSLTAIISVVVLGKIMGIDQKLLLSFMPKSITTPIGIELSTLLGGIPSITVFAIIVTGIIGNVSAPYVCSLCRIKHPVAKGIGIGISSHAVGTSRAIEMGEVEGAMSALSIVIAGILTIAIAPLVRAIFF from the coding sequence ATGGAAAGCTTAACTAATACACCTCTATTTGGAGTGGTAATAAGTCTTGTAGCATTTGAAATAGGGAAATATATATTTAATAAAACTAAATTAGCACTATTTAATCCACTACTTATAGGAACAATTATAGTTATGGGATTTTTAAATTATTTTAAAGTACCAGTTAGCAATTATATGGTTGGAGGAGATCTGATACTATTCTTTTTAGCTCCAGCAACAGTTGTACTTGCTGTACCATTATATAGACAGTTAAATCTTTTGAAAAAGAATTTTTTACCTATAATGGTTGGAGGGGTTGCAGGATCTTTAACTGCTATAATCTCAGTAGTTGTTTTAGGAAAGATTATGGGAATAGATCAAAAATTACTATTGTCTTTTATGCCTAAATCTATAACAACTCCTATAGGGATTGAACTTTCTACTTTATTAGGAGGGATTCCATCAATAACAGTATTTGCTATTATAGTTACAGGAATAATAGGAAATGTGTCAGCACCATATGTGTGTTCTCTTTGTAGAATAAAACATCCAGTGGCAAAGGGAATAGGAATAGGTATATCAAGCCATGCTGTTGGAACAAGTAGAGCGATAGAGATGGGAGAGGTAGAAGGGGCAATGAGTGCTCTTTCAATAGTTATAGCTGGAATTTTAACTATAGCAATAGCTCCTTTAGTTAGGGCAATATTCTTTTAA
- a CDS encoding M20/M25/M40 family metallo-hydrolase, whose product MDNLIKMIEKLTNTFGAPGYEDEVIEVIKKELPFLSSERDSINNLYMGLHEKEANTNRPTVALDCHTDEVGFIVENVNRNGSISFLTLGGWHVGNVPASAVLIKNSRGEYVRGIVTSKPPHFMTDEERNRLPKMSELTIDIGTSSYEETTEMYGIEVGNPIVPDVTFVYDEKIEIMRAKAFDNRLGCAASIEVLKAVRDEKIENVNVVGAFASQEEVGLRGAQVAAYRVKPDFAIVFEGSPADDSFKEGTAAHGALKKGVQLRVVDGAMISNPRVLKFAKDIANKKGIKYQVIAREKGSTNGGKYHISETGIPVLVLGIPTRYIHTHYSYASIDDLKSAISLAIEVIKELNYDVIKGF is encoded by the coding sequence ATGGATAATTTAATAAAGATGATCGAAAAATTAACAAACACATTTGGAGCTCCAGGATATGAAGATGAAGTAATTGAAGTGATAAAAAAAGAATTACCTTTTTTAAGTTCTGAAAGAGATTCAATCAATAACTTATATATGGGACTTCATGAAAAGGAAGCAAATACAAATAGACCTACTGTAGCTCTTGATTGCCACACTGATGAAGTTGGATTTATTGTAGAAAATGTAAATAGAAATGGATCAATAAGTTTCCTTACTCTAGGTGGTTGGCATGTTGGAAATGTTCCAGCTAGTGCAGTTTTAATTAAAAATAGCAGAGGAGAATATGTAAGAGGAATAGTTACTTCTAAACCACCTCATTTTATGACTGATGAAGAGAGAAATAGACTTCCTAAAATGTCAGAACTTACAATTGATATTGGAACAAGTAGCTATGAAGAAACTACTGAAATGTATGGAATTGAAGTAGGTAACCCTATTGTTCCAGATGTAACTTTTGTATATGATGAAAAAATAGAGATAATGAGAGCTAAGGCTTTTGATAATAGATTGGGATGTGCTGCTTCAATAGAGGTTTTAAAAGCTGTTAGAGATGAAAAAATAGAAAATGTAAATGTAGTTGGAGCATTTGCATCACAAGAGGAAGTTGGATTAAGAGGGGCTCAAGTAGCAGCTTATAGAGTAAAACCTGACTTTGCTATAGTGTTTGAAGGATCTCCAGCAGACGATAGCTTTAAAGAGGGAACAGCAGCTCATGGAGCATTGAAAAAAGGTGTTCAATTAAGAGTAGTTGATGGAGCTATGATCTCAAATCCTAGAGTTTTAAAGTTTGCTAAAGATATAGCTAATAAAAAAGGAATTAAATATCAAGTTATAGCTAGAGAAAAAGGATCAACAAATGGAGGAAAATATCATATTTCTGAAACAGGAATACCTGTTCTTGTATTAGGAATTCCTACAAGATATATTCATACTCACTACTCTTATGCTTCAATAGATGATCTAAAATCAGCTATTTCATTAGCAATAGAAGTTATAAAAGAATTAAATTATGATGTAATAAAAGGGTTCTAA
- a CDS encoding DJ-1/PfpI family protein, with product MKKVYVLLAEGFELIEALTPVDVLRRCGADVKTVSISEDSFVTSAQKVTVKSDLVLKESNLHDGDMLILPGGYPGYENLGKDSNVGELVKFYAKEGKYIGAICGAPSVLACNGIGEGKMVTCHTSIKDAMSKYSYQDKDVVQDEKIITGIGAGHSLDFALKLAENLFSEEILTKVKTGMELL from the coding sequence ATGAAAAAAGTTTATGTTTTATTAGCTGAAGGTTTTGAACTTATTGAAGCTCTTACCCCTGTTGACGTATTAAGAAGATGTGGAGCTGATGTAAAAACTGTTTCTATATCTGAGGATAGTTTTGTTACTTCTGCTCAAAAGGTAACTGTAAAAAGTGATTTAGTTTTAAAAGAGAGTAACTTACATGATGGAGATATGTTAATTCTACCAGGAGGATATCCAGGTTATGAAAATCTTGGAAAAGACTCTAATGTAGGAGAACTTGTTAAATTTTATGCAAAAGAAGGTAAATATATAGGAGCTATCTGTGGAGCCCCTTCTGTTCTAGCTTGTAATGGTATTGGAGAGGGAAAAATGGTAACTTGCCACACTTCTATAAAAGATGCTATGTCTAAATATAGTTATCAAGATAAAGATGTTGTTCAAGATGAAAAAATCATAACTGGTATTGGAGCTGGACACTCTTTAGACTTTGCTTTAAAATTAGCAGAAAATTTATTTTCTGAAGAAATTTTAACTAAAGTAAAAACTGGAATGGAATTATTATAA
- a CDS encoding DNA-binding protein, with the protein MKKRLVAILLCLLSVLFVSCGKEAEKAKDEKNTLVFAQISECKTLDPQDTTEQYSQRIVAVVYDRLVEIDEVTGELVPGLAESWERLDENNIVFHLRKGVKFHNGDVFSANDVKYTLERAKTLPKVAHLYKLISNIEVIDDNTVKLTTSEPFAPLLAHLSHKTASIIDGKAHKELGEKYFENPAGTGPYKYSSWKVGDRITLEAFNEYFKGAPAIKFIEVRAVPEENSRVIGLETGEIDMTADLSPESRKIVLDNAEKMTYQEKSGISTNYLGFATNRDIIKDRDVRRAIAMAVNRDAIIDSIMMGTVEKANSFVAPGTFGYSKDSKVLDYNPEEAKRIIEEKGLVGTKLRLGVSNSPVRMQMCEIIQAQLKEIGLEVSIESLEWGTFLAATAKGDLDMFSLGWGPSTYDGDYGFYPNFHSSQLGGAGNRSQYVNPEMDRLLDAAKKEVNPELRKELYAKVADIIYEDVPVLPIYYTNDTIAAVNAVQGAKPTSYIRFDELSFKK; encoded by the coding sequence ATGAAAAAAAGATTAGTAGCAATTCTATTATGTTTATTATCAGTTTTATTTGTAAGTTGTGGAAAAGAGGCAGAAAAAGCTAAAGATGAAAAAAATACTTTAGTGTTTGCACAGATATCAGAGTGTAAAACTTTAGATCCTCAAGATACTACAGAGCAATATTCACAAAGAATAGTAGCAGTAGTATATGACAGATTAGTTGAAATCGATGAAGTTACAGGAGAGTTAGTTCCAGGATTAGCGGAAAGTTGGGAAAGATTAGATGAAAATAACATTGTGTTTCATTTAAGAAAAGGGGTAAAATTCCATAATGGTGATGTATTTAGTGCAAATGATGTAAAATATACATTAGAAAGAGCTAAAACACTTCCAAAAGTGGCACATCTATATAAATTGATCTCTAATATTGAAGTTATAGATGATAATACTGTTAAATTAACTACAAGTGAGCCTTTTGCACCATTATTAGCTCATCTAAGTCATAAAACAGCATCAATAATAGATGGAAAAGCTCATAAAGAACTTGGAGAAAAATATTTTGAAAATCCAGCAGGAACAGGACCATATAAATATAGTTCTTGGAAAGTTGGAGATAGAATAACTCTTGAAGCTTTTAATGAGTATTTTAAAGGAGCTCCAGCTATAAAATTTATTGAAGTAAGAGCAGTACCAGAAGAAAATAGTAGAGTAATAGGACTAGAAACTGGTGAAATTGATATGACAGCAGATTTAAGCCCAGAATCAAGAAAAATAGTTTTAGATAATGCAGAGAAAATGACATACCAAGAAAAAAGTGGTATTAGTACTAACTATCTTGGATTTGCAACAAATAGAGATATAATAAAAGATAGAGATGTAAGAAGAGCTATAGCAATGGCTGTAAATAGAGATGCTATCATTGATAGTATTATGATGGGAACAGTTGAAAAAGCTAATAGTTTTGTTGCTCCAGGTACATTTGGATATAGCAAAGATTCTAAAGTTTTAGATTATAATCCTGAAGAGGCTAAGAGAATAATTGAAGAAAAAGGGTTAGTTGGAACAAAATTAAGATTAGGTGTAAGTAACAGTCCAGTAAGAATGCAAATGTGTGAAATTATTCAAGCTCAATTAAAAGAGATTGGACTTGAAGTATCTATTGAATCATTAGAATGGGGAACTTTCCTTGCAGCAACAGCTAAAGGGGATTTAGATATGTTTTCACTAGGTTGGGGACCATCTACTTATGATGGAGATTATGGATTCTACCCTAACTTCCATAGTTCACAATTAGGAGGAGCAGGAAATAGATCACAATATGTAAATCCTGAAATGGATAGATTATTAGATGCAGCTAAAAAAGAGGTGAATCCAGAATTAAGAAAAGAATTATATGCTAAAGTTGCAGATATTATTTATGAAGATGTGCCAGTATTACCAATTTACTATACAAATGATACTATTGCAGCTGTAAATGCAGTTCAAGGAGCAAAACCAACAAGTTATATTAGATTTGATGAATTAAGTTTTAAGAAATAA
- a CDS encoding lysine exporter LysO family protein, with protein sequence MVGIALSVIIGGLLGYFFQTPLILDRVDNLIKLGLCLLLFFVGIDIGKNKGVFDNLKSMDKKVILLPFITMLGSLLGGAVASFLTPLSLGETVAISSGMGWYSFSAIELSKISAELGGTAFLSNVSRELLSIFSIPFIAAKIGSFPSVATAGATAMDSVLPVINKSNPANVSIIAFYSGFVITLVVPILVPAMVALFNLG encoded by the coding sequence ATGGTTGGTATAGCTTTATCAGTTATTATTGGAGGGCTTTTAGGATATTTTTTCCAAACTCCTTTAATCTTAGATCGTGTAGATAATTTAATTAAGCTTGGACTTTGTTTACTTCTTTTCTTTGTAGGAATAGATATTGGAAAAAATAAAGGGGTATTTGATAACTTAAAATCAATGGATAAAAAAGTTATATTACTACCTTTTATAACTATGCTTGGTTCTCTTTTAGGGGGAGCTGTTGCTTCTTTCTTAACTCCACTTTCTTTAGGTGAAACTGTTGCCATAAGTTCTGGTATGGGTTGGTATTCTTTCTCTGCTATTGAACTTTCTAAAATAAGTGCAGAGTTAGGTGGAACAGCATTTTTATCAAATGTTTCTAGGGAGCTTTTATCTATATTCTCAATACCTTTTATAGCTGCAAAGATTGGTTCATTCCCATCTGTTGCAACTGCTGGAGCTACTGCAATGGATTCAGTTTTACCAGTTATAAATAAGAGTAATCCTGCTAATGTATCTATTATAGCTTTTTATTCTGGATTTGTTATAACTTTAGTTGTTCCAATTCTAGTTCCTGCTATGGTAGCTCTTTTCAATCTTGGATAA
- a CDS encoding galactose mutarotase: protein MEISVTNWGITKKGEEVKCYTLKNEFLEVDILNYGGVIKKILSPDKNGKLENVVLNLSNIADYEERSPYFGAIVGRNAGRIANGCITINGIKYSLAKNSGENNLHGGIDNFSHKIWDSKEIKGENFIGVELSLKSPHLEEGFPGNIWATVTYKLIDNELVIEYNATSDMDTYLNLTNHTYFNLSGDFKRDVSDEYLTLACKKFIAVDEATLPVKVTDVKDTPFDFQESRELAPSFKSDHEQIVIVNHGLDHPFVLDENRDSYSAILEDKISGRKLEVYTDQPAVVIYSGNYLYEVGKLSNGLECLKYMGICFETQDYPNVLNFMPEKAKIYNSSKPYSQKTIFKFSTI from the coding sequence ATGGAAATATCAGTAACAAATTGGGGCATAACAAAAAAAGGCGAAGAGGTTAAATGTTACACTCTTAAAAATGAATTTTTAGAAGTTGATATCTTAAATTATGGAGGAGTTATAAAGAAAATTTTATCTCCTGATAAAAACGGAAAATTAGAAAATGTCGTTTTAAATCTTAGTAATATAGCTGACTATGAAGAACGTTCTCCATATTTTGGAGCTATTGTTGGAAGAAATGCTGGAAGAATTGCAAATGGTTGTATCACAATCAATGGCATAAAATATTCTCTAGCTAAAAATAGTGGAGAAAACAATTTACATGGGGGAATAGATAACTTTAGTCATAAAATATGGGACTCTAAAGAGATAAAAGGAGAAAATTTCATTGGAGTTGAACTTTCTCTAAAAAGTCCTCACTTAGAAGAGGGATTCCCTGGTAATATTTGGGCTACTGTTACATATAAATTAATAGATAATGAGCTTGTTATTGAGTATAACGCTACTTCAGATATGGACACTTATTTAAATTTAACTAATCATACTTACTTTAATTTAAGTGGTGATTTTAAAAGAGATGTATCTGATGAATATCTAACTTTAGCTTGTAAAAAATTTATAGCTGTTGATGAAGCAACTTTACCTGTAAAAGTTACAGATGTAAAAGATACTCCTTTTGATTTTCAAGAAAGTAGAGAACTTGCTCCATCATTTAAGTCTGATCATGAGCAAATAGTGATTGTAAATCATGGACTAGACCATCCTTTTGTTCTTGATGAAAATAGGGATAGTTATTCTGCTATTTTAGAAGATAAAATATCTGGTAGAAAACTTGAGGTTTACACAGACCAACCAGCTGTGGTAATATATTCTGGTAACTATCTTTATGAAGTAGGAAAATTATCTAATGGTTTAGAGTGTTTAAAATATATGGGAATCTGTTTTGAAACTCAAGATTATCCTAATGTCTTAAATTTTATGCCTGAAAAAGCTAAAATTTATAATAGTTCAAAACCATATTCACAAAAAACTATATTTAAATTTTCTACTATATAA